The DNA window cctacctataggacttattcagttcgatgaaatttaaatcatattcaattaggacagagttgcatttgttttgtttcgtgcaattttcaaacaaaataaaatctactgtattccgtgcactataggttcaaattccagtggcaaattttggatttttcatttctatggctgggccttaagaggttaAAAGGCAACATCCAAGTTTTGCAACCACTGCACAGCATCGGGCGTCAAGTCTAATAGATCATCCGGGCTACCCGAGTATGCGCGGAGTGGGCACCGCTGGATGATGTGCTCCATAGTCTGGTCCTCGATGCCGCAGTCGCATAGCGCGGAGTCTCTCCAACCCCACTTATGCCGGAAGAAGTTGCATCGTCCGTGCCCGGTTCTTAACCGGTTTAAGCGACACTATAGTTTCCTATTAGGAAGGTCGGTCCCCTTGTTCATGATAGTCGGGTCGATATCGATATTCCCGGCCGGGTGTGAATGTCtatgatacatacatacatataatcacgcttTTTTCCtagaggggtaggcagagaccaaggatttccacttgctacgatcctgacataggAAGGAGGGAGGAGGAatattatgaaagtgaaggaagcgggAGAGGCATGTCAGGATCGAAGataaatgtacatatatattaaattcGTAATTTAGGGATACTTTTCTCTTGAAATCATGATTCTgggtagaaaataaaaaagtggtgtGTCAGTCAGCTGCAGGGATACTGacccccctgcaaacaaatttctgggcaagggggggggggggtcagtTATCTATGCAAGAGATCAACTATCTctacagctgactgtacatttctacaactttaaataaagtccgccacagacggagcgatagaatatattaatataccgtaagataccgacagatattttatagtatagctaagcaccacacacgccaacgataccaatatatatatcgctgtctgtctagcacctacattgtaTGAGAGATAAAATATAGCGTAATGTATCGCAAGGTATCATAAGATGCCTACTAGAAGATACAGTAagatatcaaaatatatattagatatAGCTTCGTGTGGGGACTCTGTAAAAtgttacttaaaatatatcttaagatgccttgctatatCTTTTGGTATATTGTAGCTCCTTAAAAAGGTCCACGATTCCACGAACGACCTGCCTCTTGAGGAATTTGCCGCGCAAAGTAGCTCGGTCTGTGTAAGACGTGCCTCGGTCGCAAtctcctctcaaggcggctcgTTCTGGCGTAACGGGAGAACGTTCATTATTACGTGAGGCGTTTATGAGTTCGAGCCAAATCTCAGAAACTCAACAGAGAGGAAAAGGAGATCCTAAACATCGCCAAATCCCGagacgtaaataaatattggaatgAATGAGTGCAAGTTGTTTTTTACAGTGACGTAATCGATAGCAACGAACTGAGCAACGAGACTGACTTGTTCGCGTGCGACAAGAGCAGCATATCCAGCAGTTCAGAGCTGGAGGCCGAGCCGCAAGCGAGGGCGGTTGTGAATATAAATAACAACGAGGAGAAGAAGAAAGCGGCTACTTCCAGGCGGCCCAGGAAGAGGTACAttttgttaagagggaagaatagctttgcgatcgtaaaaaaataacggtactttttcgggagaaaacagtttccactaactagatgttaacaaatcactttgattttgatgtcgatcgtttcagcataatatattccaaatttataggttttgctttaaaaaaaaaaaatttttattttgtattgctaattttgaaaaaaggactGAGGAAGGAAGGAggttataaacctagttttctATTTTGTCAACAGGCgtgtccacacagagcgagcgagcacgtacgtgcgaggcaatttcctcacgctcaaaccggccagtgtagacgtgcctcggccgaggcggcgcgtgcgttttcctcgcccgagcgcctcgcgcgtatgctcgatctgtgtggacccggctaataacgtactaaaaaaacatggagaatggaaaatattgagaagtggaaaaacattttaaataaatattatgacattattacacatattgactaagtcccacagtaacaagtagtagtattttccctttttgtatggacgtgtacggtcacgtctggaAATATTGATTCGgccaaagtgccaaaaatatttatacactaccctaaaatatgggccataaagtcatgtatacatatttttggcacttcgatcgtgtcaatgttttcagacgtgactgtacgtagTACTTCGCTCttaagcgcgcggttgtttaTTAACGCGACGTTGAACgcattttattagtattgaactctaacaaaaTTGGTAACTAGTGGGCAAAAAAAaaccaccttttaccagtgggttaaaaaaaatcccagtagttaccactggtaacaacttggtggtaactagtgggaataacccgtcgTGGCGTGGAATTGCGCAACTGACTTTTATTATTGAATGTGTCACAAAGAGGAACATGAACGATCTTTGGGTTATGTTTTTGGAGAAGTGTTTAATATACACTGTATGTCCAATTTTTTGGTACAACCAACATCCTATGCCGTTTGACGGATTAAAATAGCTTGCGTATCCTAGCCGCAGTCGGGTTTTTTAATCTATTAGGACGCGGACTGGTCGCAAGTGGCGCGCGGCAAATCAAGGTCGTTCATACTCGTACACCGGTCGTTCGCGACGTTTGAATGGATTTGCCGCGTGTCACTTGCGTCCAGTTCGcagttttaaatttcaaattgttatattattcattttttaccctgcctatgaagccgatggtcccgggttcaaatcctcgtaagggcatttatttgtgtgataagcatagatattttttcctgagtcttgggtgttttcagtgtatttaagtatttatatactatatatatcgttgtctaagtacccacaacacaagccttattgagcttactgtgagacttgtcaatttgtgttgtgTAATTTgtgtcctaaaatattttaatatttatttattcccagTGTGTCATGTAAGCTTGTTGTCCCCAGATTCCGTAAGAGAGTCAAGAAGCGTCCAGTGGCTGAACCAGACTCGGACGCGTCCAGCGACTCCGCCGCGCCCCTCAGCCGCATGCTGGGGGAGCGCGTCGTGCCCAACATAGTGATCATCACTAAAGGTGAGTTCCGTTCCGAGTGCCCTAGGAGGCGGCTGAACCAGACTCGGACGCGTCCAGCGAGCATGCTGGGGGAGCGCGTCGTGCCCAACATAGTGATCATCACTAAAGGTGAGTTCCGTTCCGAGTGCCCTAGGAGGCGGCTGAACCAGACTCGGACGCGTCCAGCGAGCATGCTGGGGGAGCGCGTCGTGCCCAACATAGTGATCATCACTAAAGGTGAGTTCCGTTCCGAGTGCCCTAGGAGGCGGCTGAACCAGACTCGGACGCGTCCAGCGAGCATGCTGGGGGAGCGCGTCGTGCCCAACATAGTGATCATCACTAAAGGTGAGTTCCGTTCCGAGTGCCCTAGGAGGCGGCTGAACCAGACTCGGACGCGTCCAGCGAGCATGCTGGGGGAGCGCGTCGTGCCCAACATAGTGATCATCACTAAAGGTGAGTTCCGTTCCGAGTGCCCTAGGAGGCGGCTGAACCAGACTCGGACGCGTCCAGCGAGCATGCTGGGGGAGGCGCGTCGTGCCCAACATAGTGATCATCACTAAAGGTGAGTTCCGTTCCGAGTGCCCTAGGAGGCGGCTGAACCAGACTCGGACGCGTCCAGCGAGCATGCTGGGGGAGCGCGTCGTGCCCAACATAGTGATCATCACTAAAGGTGAGTTCCGTTCTGAGTGCCCTAGGAGGCGGCTGAACCAGACTCGGACGCGTCCAGCGAGCATGCAGGGGGAGCGCGTCGTGCCCAACATAGTGATCATCACTAAAGGTGGGCCTGCTGTAACTGAAATTCAGTAAAACCCGCTGAAATTAAAAAGGGACTACCTCAAAAACGCATatatcttttaaaatatatgtgGCGTTCCATGCCTAAAGGTTCCTTATGCTCCATGTCCATAACGACCTTTCTCTGGTGAAAAGGAACACATTCAGAAACTGATATCTTTATAAACGAAATTTTTTGATTAATCTAATTTTATCTACTCATAATACATAGTTCTACagggcagggatcggaaaccggtattttttgtatgggaacgaaaacggtatattttcgttctttgttaattatttcattcctaatcgggcaatctaataatacgcagtcgttatctaaaaacacaactgagtcctacattttgagtataaaataaaccgaaatatatggttatttcgttgtttttgcaaaaaaccggttccgatccctgctacaGGGtgttttagtcacctgcaataatttatggggggaatgtataggtcatactgagcaacttttactatgagaccaaccccgaaatcgcttCATACATTTGATCTGTTTGATCTTGACATtgtctatgggagagtaaatttttttttcgcgatttcagtattccatagtaaaagtttcttaatatgacctatagggaccgtgcgcgttggagggtctgccatcttgtggcctgaatcggaaccataaacatgtacatttacacgtcacgtgttttcttgtgcatagtaggttctgccatcttgtgggctacatcggaacaataaacatcacatttacgcctcgcgccaaaaatctgacggctcctgtgctgcctcctacagttcatgcacgctccctatatattCACCACGTAAATTATTAAATGTGACTAAATGAACAACCTgtatacaccatgtttttttttttcgttaatttcaagggtgcattcttgagcttaaattaagttctctaaatttatttttattttataaggcccttaagagtgtatacacttgccttagggcctgtttacatattgattagtgtttagtacgagagtatacatttgctactaaacgcaagtactatcttggacgattgatgttcgaaataacattgatatgtcacagattttaattattttgttgaattaaatgtaatgcccgtgttacaacatcgctatactttttatataaaaaaaaaaggaaaaaatacttatgaaaaaaaagaaaattactactgccatttagttttatattaattaaaaaggaattaaaaaacactgtatatttataatttcagaCGCCAAACCGCGCATCAAAACGCCGGAACGCAAGCCGGGGAACACCAAAGACAAGGGCGAAACCAGAGACAAGACGGACACAGCCATAGATAAAGAGAAGAGTGAGCTGAAAGCGTGCACCATGTGCAGTCTGTGCTTTAGGGGCGAAAGAGGTTTAAGGTACATCATCTCAATAAGTAATTCGCGGCtatataagttattattatatattggaGAGGCCAAGGTCCTCAAAAACAGCTGAACAatttaacgccttgacaataaaggcgtgttcagatatttatgagggCCGTGGCCGCTGCGATATATATGACAGCgactgtacaagcttttatcgctgactgtacttttctttccacaggtactcgtcgagacaattctaacaatccCAAAcgcaattagtttgcgttgttttatcacaaagttcccatggccacctgtctgcatcatcagatcagctccatgtcatgaTGTATATTGCATTCAACTGATTTAAAATATTCGGGCAGCCCTCGATATTCCTACTTTTGCACTACACGttgaattataagacaaacggctggCTATCGGTCCTtcaatactacgtcggtggcaaacaagcatacggcccgcctgatggtaagcagtctccgcattctggtctgccggattttgaaagaaattaataattatttttttatatatattttaaaattgttcaactttgatgccaaatatctcgaactcggaacttttaattaaatatgggATACTTATATTGCTTATAGCCGTTGCTGTCAATATGATAAGGtacaaaataacattagaaaactaatgaattcagatcgaaggtcgttggcgccagggagccccttaacagaagatacggccgtttatgccggaaaaaacttataaatatatatatataccgtgtttttaatgaattccgttaactccggggtatgggtaagtacgtttaaggaaactaaatggcatagataattgaaaaaaaaaattgtttttaataatttttatttaattatataaaaagtaattaaatgtttcatatagcgttgttgtaacacgggcattacatttaattcaaccgaacaattgaaaactataacatatcaatgtcatttcgaacatcaatcgtccgagatagtatttacgtttaggagcaaatgtacacactcgtactgaacactaatcaatgtgtaaacaggctctatggcaagtgtatacgctcgtgagggccttataaaataaaaataaattattgattatctccgaaatgcaGTTAATTAGAAtgccggtgtctttgagaaagttacttaatttaagctcaagaatacacccttgaaattaactgaaaaaaaaactgtatatatATCGGTGTCTTAAgttaccctcaacacaaaccttatttagcttactgtgggacttagtcagtttgtgtaataatgtcatataatatttattttacaggcGCCACATGAATATGACTCACATCACTCCAGATGATCCCCGAAAGCGCGAAAGAGACAACAGTCCGGCTTAAGGTACTCACCAACGAACGCTGTCTCACTCTAACATATACGCGCTACAACTTCGTAGTTCTTTGGCCCTTTGCGGCAAGCATCGATATGAAAGAATTCATAAAAGACATATTTTTTagataaaatgcatttttatcaACTTTATTACTGaaaattttttgacatttaaatcgactagagtcagatcaagctaaCTGTCAAGTGTGCAAGTgtcaaatttgtataaaaatatgacgtttaatgTGTTAATCCACAATTTGTCATGTCAAAGTGGGTGCAGCtgcagagggcttaccgcgaaccaagTTTGACATGTTGccttcctgtcacacttatgtacgaatttacaagtacgacagagaggcaacaggttcgcggtaggtcttcATAGTTAGCTTGGACGGACTTGAAGCCTCTGTAAACATAAATATCcattttttctattaatttattgcCATTTTTGTGTGACTACTTACatataaaagttgataataatGATagagaaattataaaaaaaaatattaagtgtgAATTTCGAAATGTAATGCCGTCTCTATCTACCATATCAGGAGACCACGTGTCGAAAGAGAACAGATATAGTTAGCGATTCCGTTTTCGGGTGGGATGTTTtgaaaatatagtatttatttaggtatttaaaataatatgaactaataaaaattggttatttggcaaattatttttaactatagacacaaatagttaaaaaatataaatatttggggacgattttatacagatcgacctaggcccaaactaagcaaagcttgtactatgggtactgggctacgatatacatacgtatatagataaatacatacttatatgcatagaaaacacccatgactcaggaacaaatatctgtgttcatcagacaaatgcccttaccgggatttgaaccactaccagggtcactaccactaagccagaccggtcgtctaataTGATGGTCTGAATCTATAGTATTTCGTGACTATGGTATTATATCCCAGCGGCGTCAtaccaaaaagaatttgaaatagaggtggattgtcgaagaaaactttgtagccacagtaaatttactgccatctttcgacacatgatcaattttagaacgccatttgactttgatcattaTTCTTTTACTCAGGTCAGAtgatgttatttatattattttaaataccagtAGATTTACGAAAGCGGAATCGCGTTTACAAACTTAAGCGTTCGGCGTCGACTTAGCCAGTTCACGTTTTGTACGAACTTGCATTCATTATATATTTCGCCGACCGCACATTTAACTTTGTGTTAGTTGTAAAGATATTTTGTTTCGTAGTATTAAGGATTTCGGTGTGATTTTTGGACGTTTTAAAAATGGTTGAAGTGATATGTTGTGGGAATTGAAGCATTTGTGGGTTGTTTCGTGCTGTCTTGGTTTGTCATAACACTGCTTTCATTAATAGGGAGGAATAGCTATGctatcctaacgaaataacgatactttttctatgaaatttccattccgggagaaaacggtttccactaattaAATCTTGCAAATCactgcataatatattctaggtttataggtttcgctttaaaaaaaatgttttttttttaaattacaaattaagaaaaaaaaaagtaaacctctaaacctagtttttcattgtgtcaataacatactaaaaaaatatgaagaatggaaaatattcagaagtgtaaaaacatttttttctttttgtatgggtACGTGATATATTTCCCTTTTAAAACAAGAACTGACTTCACATGGCAAAGATCTATGGGTTACTGAACTCACTAACCATCGAATATAGAATTGGAAGACAAGACTAAGACCatgaccaagtgcgggtagttcgaaaaactcgcgcgactAGAAGATGTtgttgtcaactttagccagtcttctccgagacctagacaacgccgtcctcgaaacgtcggaggtaaatttaatgTCTCCAAAAACATTATACAGTACAATATCACTAATCCGGCACTAATGCTGATCATAGAACCGGATTACTGGAAAATTCGGATTGCTTATTATATTGATATGTTTTAGTATTTCGAAGCAATACATCCTAATATCCTAAGTCAATGAAAATTGTACTGTTATCTGGATTttaggcatttatttatttatttaatctttattgcacaaaagaaaaccttatagtagaaaaggcggacttaatgccatgaggcattctctaccagtcaacctttaggcaaagcaattcaaaataaaataagcaatttCCCGATGCGGTCAAATCCATGTGGGAGAAATTGCAAAAGCAgcgatttttattaataaagataTTCAAGAGTGATAATATAATGTTACTAGGTGTACCGGATCGGATTACAGAGATTTTACTGTAATTAATCCGTCAGTTGCATTATCAAAATATATTgacacgtatttttttcatttaaacaaaaaatatgccaataggcgggtccacacagagcgagcacacgcgcgaggcaatttcctcgcgcacaaaccggccagtgtagacgtgcctcggccgttTTGTGcttgaggaaattgcctcgcgcgtatgctcgctcccGGTGTGGACCCGATGCGGTTAAATCCATGTGGGAGAAATTGCAAAAGCAGCGATTTTTTTCGTTTCGGCAGTCAAA is part of the Cydia pomonella isolate Wapato2018A chromosome 27, ilCydPomo1, whole genome shotgun sequence genome and encodes:
- the LOC133532654 gene encoding uncharacterized protein LOC133532654 (The sequence of the model RefSeq protein was modified relative to this genomic sequence to represent the inferred CDS: added 50 bases not found in genome assembly), with product MSAIDTKQVWPNISRGNLDEKYEKCRNITEEIYKRINITFQIKKLETGTQSDDSDQSDVIDSNELSNETDLFACDKSSISSSSELEAEPQARAVVNINNNEEKKKAATSRRPRKRFRKRVKKRPVAEPDSDASSDSAAPLSRMLGERVVPNIVIITKDAKPRIKTPERKPGNTKDKGETRDKTDTAIDKEKSELKACTMCSLCFRGERGLRRHMNMTHITPDDPRKRERDNSPA